From one Gracilibacillus salinarum genomic stretch:
- a CDS encoding extracellular solute-binding protein, with translation MIKLLSTTKMMLMLMFGSLLLIVACSNDTASEAGSSDENTITVWTMSKALKDFVPQYEEESGVNVDVQVIPWDNAHDKLLTAVASGEGPDVLQIGTTWVAEFAEAGTFLDLTEYLDDYDNLADDNFYESAIGTTKYKEQTIGIPWYVDTRALFYRTDILADVGYPEGPSTWEEMIDASKQLAARGDGQYAIDLPTTDPQFPFILAWEQGWNYKIGNGADNFQSQGFKEAIELHHLFYEEEFSQTGEGKEFFQAFSDGSKPMFISGPWDIGTIKDRAPDIEGNWDVRLMPSAENNKSMMGGAHLSIFHNSEKVDKSLDFINWMADPDTQVKWYKANSELPANLTAWEDPALSDDEMVSTFGEQLKSTQPLPLIPEYERLGQEILTSLEEINRGGADIDQTLEEFQTKAADILDR, from the coding sequence GTGATCAAATTGTTAAGCACGACAAAGATGATGTTAATGTTGATGTTTGGTTCGCTTTTACTGATTGTTGCATGTTCTAATGATACGGCATCTGAAGCAGGATCATCTGATGAAAATACGATTACTGTCTGGACAATGTCGAAAGCGTTAAAAGATTTTGTTCCACAATATGAGGAAGAATCTGGGGTCAACGTCGATGTCCAGGTCATTCCTTGGGATAATGCGCATGATAAGTTATTAACTGCTGTTGCTTCCGGTGAAGGTCCAGATGTCCTACAAATTGGGACCACATGGGTAGCAGAATTTGCGGAAGCTGGTACATTTCTTGATCTGACAGAATATCTTGATGATTATGATAACCTTGCTGATGACAATTTTTATGAAAGCGCTATTGGTACAACAAAATATAAAGAACAAACGATTGGGATCCCATGGTATGTCGATACAAGGGCATTATTCTACCGTACAGATATTTTAGCAGATGTTGGTTATCCAGAAGGCCCTTCTACTTGGGAAGAAATGATTGATGCTTCAAAGCAGCTGGCAGCTCGCGGAGATGGCCAGTACGCCATTGATTTACCAACAACGGATCCACAGTTCCCCTTTATTTTGGCATGGGAACAAGGGTGGAATTATAAAATCGGAAACGGTGCAGACAACTTCCAATCACAAGGTTTTAAAGAAGCAATTGAATTACACCATTTATTCTATGAAGAAGAATTTTCCCAAACAGGCGAAGGTAAAGAATTCTTTCAAGCATTCTCTGATGGTTCTAAACCAATGTTTATTAGTGGTCCATGGGATATTGGCACGATCAAGGATCGCGCACCGGATATTGAAGGAAACTGGGATGTGCGTCTGATGCCATCTGCAGAAAATAACAAATCAATGATGGGCGGAGCACACCTTTCTATTTTTCATAATTCTGAAAAGGTGGACAAGTCTCTTGATTTCATCAATTGGATGGCAGATCCAGATACTCAGGTGAAATGGTATAAAGCAAATAGTGAATTGCCTGCAAATTTAACTGCATGGGAAGATCCGGCACTATCTGATGATGAAATGGTTAGTACATTCGGTGAGCAATTAAAATCGACACAACCCTTACCATTAATTCCAGAATATGAACGTCTTGGCCAGGAAATTTTGACTTCATTAGAAGAAATTAATCGTGGTGGAGCGGATATTGATCAGACACTAGAGGAATTTCAGACAAAAGCTGCAGATATTTTAGACAGATAG